A genomic stretch from Styela clava chromosome 5, kaStyClav1.hap1.2, whole genome shotgun sequence includes:
- the LOC144422789 gene encoding uncharacterized protein LOC144422789: MNSQVMNQARAKQSDRLMTSYDRFKEKGFLCDFNINVGEKSFRVHRTVLAASSEYFEAMFSSNLKEVHDGHVIMKDVDQDGIAQCVEFMYKGKADLKIENIQHILHASNLLQMEELTNLCFQILEINISPINCLSVINLAQMYDRLDIKQQAEQIVIDNFESVISSEMFPFVTKSDLLRYMRNQTYQTSWKAVVTWAKRKDNVDVSELVSIEQYPFKFLLQTVLEEPIVKNNKTAEKSVIAALFSDVKKLETNLDIDNCFILKNLSETNQIPEQSTFEDSINRFLETNFEQIIKKNEFLDINKDDIIRLFKSSGTKYSPEAVKYEAMMKWVKHDVKNRRKLFQDVFSFIKLKDLSLKFLKETVRLEPLVKKSEKCYDSLVDELFSRANEKVVEKSKADKPLALPDSSSSEDDEEGSSAIRGASGYDTVSSRPANGAESQSSSQTTSGLRIINQQPSGGRMSEDWLQESLPGYEGDDTLVITYSFPAGSLKGISYEAHKFTEYLPWNDGDGRECHNLLYQAFDAGLIFKIQEVGNRRGKIVWNNEFSHKTNRTGGPENNGYPDPNHTMKLKEALEAKGFEYEGSIWVR, encoded by the exons ATGAATTCACAAGTAATGAACCAGGCTAGAGCAAAACAGTCAGATCGTCTCATGACATCATATGACAGGTTCAAAGAGAAAGGGTTTCTTTGCGATTTCAACATCAACGTTGGTGAAAAATCATTCCGAGTGCATCGTACTGTCTTGGCAGCCTCTTCAGAATACTTTGAAGCCATGTTTTCAAGCAACTTGAAGGAAGTTCATGACGGCCATGTTATAATGAAGGATGTCGATCAGGATGGGATCGCACAATGCGTAGAGTTCATGTATAAAGGAAAGGcagatttgaaaatagaaaacattcAGCATATCCTGCATGCTTCCAATCTTTTACAAATGGAGGAATTAAcgaatctttgttttcaaatcTTGGAAATTAACATTTCTCCGATAAATTGTCTCTCTGTAATCAATTTGGCTCAAATGTATGATCGTcttgatataaaacaacaaGCCGAACAGATCGTGATTGATAATTTCGAATCTGTTATTTCTTCCGAGATGTTTCCATTCGTCACCAAATCAGATCTCTTGCGTTACATGAGAAATCAGACTTACCAAACATCATGGAAAGCTGTGGTAACATGGGCAAAAAGAAAAGATAACGTAGATGTTTCTGAACTTGTCAGCATCGAGCAATATCCCTTTAAATTTCTTCTACAAACTGTCCTTGAAGAACCTattgttaaaaacaataaaacagctGAGAAATCGGTAATCGCTGCATTATTTTCTGATGTCAAAAAACTTGAGACAAACCTTGATATTGATAACTGTTTTATCTTGAAGAATCTTTCTGAAACCAATCAAATTCCTGAACAATCAACATTTGAGGATTCCATTAATCGATTCTTGGAGAcgaattttgaacaaattatcaagaaaaatgaatttcttGATATCAACAAGGATGACATAATAAGACTTTTTAAATCTTCAGGCACAAAGTATTCTCCTGAGGCTGTCAAATACGAGGCGATgatgaaatgggtgaaacatgaTGTCAAAAATCGAAGAAAATTATTTCAGGACGTGTTTAGTTTCATTAAACTTAAAGATTTATCTCTTAAATTCCTAAAAGAGACGGTTCGACTTGAACCTTTAGTAAAAAAATCAGAGAAATGCTACGATTCTCTTGTGGATGAATTATTTTCGAGAGCAAATGAAAAAGTTGTAGAAAAGTCAAAGGCAGATAAACCCTTGGCTTTACCAGATTCAAGCTCTTCAGAGGATGATGAGGAAGGATCTTCTGCCATTCGAGGTGCATCGGGTTATGACACTGTCAGTTCCAGACCAGCTAATG GTGCAGAATCTCAGTCTTCAAGTCAAACTACTTCTGGTCTAAGAATCATCAACCAACAACCATCTGGAGGGAGGATGTCAGAGGATTGGTTGCAAGAATCACTGCCAGGATATGAAGGAGACGATACTCTTGTCATCACCTACTCATTTCCTGCTGGAAGTCTGAAG GGGATTTCATATGAAGCTCATAaattcactgaatatttgccGTGGAATGATGGTGATGGACGGGAATGTCACAACTTACTCTATCAAGCATTCGATGCAGGATTGATTTTCAAGATTCAGGAAGTTGGTAACAGAAGAGGAAAAATTGTTTGGAACAATGAGTTTTCTCATAAGACTAATAGAACTGGAGGACCTGAGAA caatggatatccAGATCCAAACCATACAATGAAACTGAAAGAAGCATTGGAGGCAAAAGGATTTGAGTATGAGGGATCAATATGGGTGAGATAG